The window CTCGACCGCCGAGGGGGCCGGACGGGCATCCTGAGCCGGTGGCGGCTGCCGCCTGGCCAGCTGCTCGGCCTTTCGCGCGAACCGCTTCGCGTCGGCCGCGAACACGTCGTGCGTGCCCTGGTACACGAAGGTCGGGGGCAGCTGCTCGAGGGAATCGTTCAGCGGGCTGACCAGGCGGCCCGCGATGTCGCCGCCGCGCGCCCACAGCCGGGCGCAGTGCACCAGGCCGGCGGCGGCGAGCGTGGGGTCGAGCCGCTCGAGCCGTGCCACTGCCGGGTTCGACATCGTCGCGTCGAGCCAGGGCGAGAACAGCAGCAGACCGTCGGGCAGCTCGGCGCCGCGATCGCGCCGCACCAGCGTATGGGCCAGGGCGAGACCCGCGCCGGCGGAGTCGCCGGCGACGAAGACCCCGCGGCCCGCCGCCCGCCGCCGCACCTCGACCATCACCGAGTCGAGGAAGGGCAGGGCCTCGCTCAGCGAGTGCTCGGGGGCCCGCGGATAGAGGGGCACGGTGACGGTGACGCCGCTCAGCGCGATCAGGCGGTCGATGATCCACCAGTGCGCCTTCAGCAGCGGGAAGACGTAGGCGCCGCCGTGCAGGTAGACGAGCTCGGGGGCTCCCGGTCGGCCGCGGCGGGGCGTCAGTGTCACCACCGGCACCCCCAGCACGGTCTCCTCGCTCACCTCGCAGCGGCGGCGGAGCGCGCGCGTGAGAGGAGCCGGCGGCCGGCGGGTCGCGATGGCGGCGTCGATCCGCTCGGCCGAACGGAAGCGGTTCGGCGTGAGACGCAGCAGGGAGCGCGTGAGCAGCATCGACAGCGACATGGGCTACTTCGCCTGTTCGACGCCCAGCACGTTGCCGTCGGGATCGGTGATCCAGGCCACCCAGGCAGAGCCCTGGTCGGCGATGCCGTTCACCGTCGTGATCTCGTCGGTGTCGTACTCCTCGGGCGCGATGCCGCGCTCCTGCAGCCAGGCCACCTCGGCCTCGAGGTCGTCGACCCGCCAGGAGGCCTGGGTCTGGCTGTCCTTCGTGCCGGTCGTGCTCAGCGAGGCCTTGAGGCGGGTGGCGCCGGTCTGGAAGGAGATGGTCGAGTCGTCCTCGTCGACGATCGCGAGCTGGAGCTTCTCGCCGTAGAACTCGCGGGCGTGCTCGAGGTCCTTCACGAGCAGCACGACGTCGATGGGGTGGGTTCCGAGCATGAGGGCCTCCTGGGGATGTGTCGTCTGCTCCAGCCTGTCCCGGTCGGGGCGTCGCGCCAAGCGTTCGGAGGTCGTCGAGCGTGGTCGCCTGCGTGGCTGCGTCGCCGCGCCAAGCGTTCGGTGGTGCGGCTCCGAACACCAGGGGAACACCGAGCTCAGGAGGCCGCCATGGGTGCCGTGCACAGCAACGACACGAAGAAGACCCGCACACGCGTTCCGCGCAAGCGGTTCTGGCTGTATGCGGCGGTCGCCGGCATCGTCAGCGCCGCCGCGCTGCTCGCGGTCGCCGAGGTGATCGCCCTCGTGGTCGCCCGCGACGGCAGCCCCGTGCTCGCTGTCGGGGCGTTCGTGATCGACATCGTGCCCCGCTGGGCCAAGGAGTTCGCGATCGAGACCTTCGGCGCCAACGACAAGATCTTCCTGCTCGGATCGATCGGTCTCGCGGTGGTCGTCGCCGCGGCGCTCGCCGGTGTGCTGCAGCTGGCGAAGCGCCCGCTCGGTCTGGTGCTGTTCGGGCTGGCCGGCGTGCTGGCGATCGCCGCGATCGTCACCCGCACCGGGGCCACCCCCTTCGCGTCGGTGCCGACGATCATCGGAGCCGCCGCCGGCATCGTGCTGCTGCACCTGCTGGTGCGGCGCCTGGCCCGCTGGCGCGACGACGTGCGGGCTGAGGCCGCCGCGACGACGGCTCCGGATGCTCGCGACCACGCTCGTCCGGCCGCCGACGCCGCCCCGGCCCCGCGTGCCGTGGGTGTCGACCGCCGCCGCTTCCTGGTCGGCACCCTCGTGGTCGCCGCCGCCTCGGCCGTGGTCGGAACCGGAGCCCGCCTCGTCTCGGCGGCCACCTCGTCGCTCGCCGGCATCCGGGACTCGCTCTCGCTGCCGACCGCCAAGTCGACGGTGGACGTGCCCGCGGGTGCCGAGCTGGACATCGACGGCATCACCCCGCTGTACACCTCGAACGCCGACTTCTACCGTGTCGACACCGCCCTCACCGTGCCGCAGGTCGACCCCGCGACCTGGAGCCTGAAGATCACGGGCATGGTCGACGAGGAGGTCACGCTGAGCTTCCAGGACCTCGTGAACATGGGGCTCGACGAGTACTCGATCACCATGACCTGCGTCTCGAACGAGGTCGGTGGCGGTCTCGTGGGCACGGCGAAGTGGCTCGGTGTGCCGATCCGCGACGTGCTCGCCATGGCCGGGCCGCAGTCGGGCGCCGACATGGTGCTCTCCAAGAGCGTCGACGGCTACACGGCCAGCACCCCGCTCGAGGCCGTCACCGACGACAACCGCGAGGCGATCTTCGCCGTCGCCATGAACGGCGAGCCGCTGCCGTTCGAGCACGGCTTCCCGGTGCGCATGGTCGTGCCCGGCCTGTACGGCTACGTCTCGGCCACGAAGTGGGTCACCGAGATCAAGGTCACGACCTTCGAGGCCGACGAGGCCTACTGGACGCCGCGCGGCTACGACGCCGAGGCGCCCATCAAGATGTCCTCGCGCATCGACACGCCCCGCGTCGACAAGCAGATCGGTGCCGGCCCAGCGAAGATCGCGGGCGTGGCCTGGGCCCAGACCGTCGGGATCGAGCGCGTCGAGGTCTCGATCGACAACGGCGACTGGCAGGCGGCGACCCTCTCGACGCCGATCAACGCCGACACCTGGGTGCAGTGGTTCGTCGACTGGACGGCCACCACCGGCACCCACTACGTCGCCGTGCGCGCGGTCGACAAGGCCGGCAACACGCAGCTCGAGGAGCGCGCTCCGATCGCGCCGAACGGGTCGGCCGGCTGGCAGCGCACGCTCGTCACGGTCGTGTGAGGTGGGTCGGGCATCCGCTCGCCGACGTGGTTCGCTCTCGTCGTTCGATCACTTCCTGAGAGTCGCCTGATTCCGGATGCTCGGCGGAACGATCGGGGAAGAACACTTGTTCTTCTCTATGACGCCGCAGCCAGCGACGCATGATCCGAGGAGTCCCCGTGACACAGGAGTACAAGGTAACCCCCGAGGCGCTCGCGCGCCTGACCCGGCAGCAGCGCCGGGTCACCCAGGACGACCAGACCGAGCCGGCCTTCCGGAACGAGTACTGGAACGACCACCGCCCCGGCATCTACGTGGACGTCGTCACCGGCGAGCCGCTCTTCGCCTCGACCGACAAGTACGACAGCGGATCGGGCTGGCCGAGCTTCACCGCCCCGATCGACCCCGCCAACGTGGTGACGAAGACCGACCGCAGCTGGGGGATGGCCCGCACCGAGGCGCGTTCGGCGCACGGTGACAGCCACCTCGGGCACGTCTTTCCCGACGGCCCGCGCGAGGCCGGCGGCCTGCGCTACTGCATCAACTCGGCGGCCCTCCGCTTCGTGGCTCTGGACGAGCTCGAGGCGTCGGGGTACGGCGAGTTCGCCGCTCTGTTCAGCACCACCGATTCCGAGGAGATCTCCCGATGACCGACGCTTCTTCCACTACTGCTCCCACCGCCCGGGCCGTCCTCGCCGGCGGCTGTTTCTGGGGCATGGAGGATCTGATCCGCCGCCGCCCCGGAGTGCTCGACACCCGCGTGGGCTACACCGGCGGCGACGTGCCGAACGCCACCTACCGTCGGCACGGCACCCACGCCGAGGCGATCGAGATCACCTACGACCCGACCGTCACCGACTACCGCACGATGCTGGAGTTCTTCTTCCAGATCCACGACCCGTCGACGAAGAACCGCCAGGGCAACGACGTCGGCACCAGCTACCGCTCGGGCATCTACTACCTCGACGAGGAGCAGCGCCGCGTCGCGGAGGACACCATCGCCGACGTGGACGCCTCGGGCATCTGGCCCGGCCCGGTGACCACGGAGCTGGCCGCGGCCGGACCGTTCTGGGAGGCCGAGCCCGAGCACCAGGACTACCTCGAGCGCTACCCGAACGGCTACACCTGCCACTACGTGCGGCCCGGCTGGGTGCTGCCGCGGCGTTCGGCCTCCGCGGCCGGCGCCACCGCCAGGGCCTAGCACGCCGCGCGGCGGGGAGCGTCCGTTCGTCTCGGTCGCTCCCCGCTTCATCGTTCGCTGCTTTTTCGTTCGCCGCTTCATCGTTCGCCGTGCAGGTCGGCCGCCGCTTGGCGTGTCGTGCCTCCTCGCTGCATAGTGGACATTCGAACACATCTTCGAATGTCCCGGAGCGCCTGATGAGTACGATCGACCTGACCGAGTTCGCCACCCTGTGGTTCACCGACGCCGTGCCCGCCCGCATGCTGTGGCAAGGTCGCCGCTGGCGGGTGAGCGACCGGCCCACCGAGCCCGAGGGGCTGTACTGGGGCACGCACGCCCCCGACTTCGCGGCCTGGCGCTTCCAGGCCACCGACGACGCCGGCCTCAGCCGCGTCTTCGACGTCGTCCGCCCGAACGGGGCGCCGCACTGGACCGTCGCGCACGTCTACGACTGACCCAGCCCCGCCGCTCGGGCGGGGCGAGCGGGCGTGGCGGATCGGTCAGCGCCGGTGGTAGGTGACGAAGCGATAGCGGATGCCCGTGCGCGACGTGCGCCAGGCCTCCGTCTCGGCACTCCGCTGCCAGACGGCCCCGTCGATCGCCGGCGCCCGTGTGTCGCCGTCGACCTCGAGGTCGATCTCGGTCACCTCGAGCCGATCCGCCAGCGGCACCGCCTGCTGATAGACCTCACCGCCGCCGATCACCCAGACGTCCTCGGCCCCGCCGCCACCGTTCCCGGTATCGACAGCGGCCTGCACCGATTCGGCGCGCACAGCGCCGTCGGCGGCCCAGTCGTCCTGACGCGTCACGACGACGTTCCGCCGCCCGGGGAGGGGGCGGAAGCGCTCGGGCAGCGAGTCCCAGGTCTTCCGCCCCATCACCACGGTGCTCCCGGCGGTCAGCTCACGGAAGTGCGCCATGTCCTCCGGCACGTGCCACGGGATGCCCCCGCCGTCGCCGATCACCCCGCCCCGGGCCTCGGCCCAGATCAGCGAGACCGTCACACGGCCACCGCCGCGCGGATCGCCGGGTGGTGCTCGTACCCCACCACCTCGAAGTCCTCGTACTCGTAGTCGAAAACGCTCGCCCGCTCGGCCGTGATCCGCAGCGTCGGCGGAGCGAAGGGCTCGCGCGTGAGCTGCTCGCGCACCTGGTCGACGTGGTTGTCGTAGATGTGGCAGTCGCCGCCGGTCCAGACGAAGTCGCCGAGCCCGAGCCCGGTCTGCGCCGCGATCATCTGGGTCAGCAGCGCGTAGCTGGCGATGTTGAAGGGCACCCCGAGGAAGAGGTCGGCACTGCGCTGATAGAGCTGGCACGACAGCTTGCCGTCGGCCACGTAGAACTGGAACAGCGCGTGGCAGGGCGCCAGCGCCATACCGGGGATCTCGGCCACGTTCCACGCCGACACGATCATGCGCCGCGAATCGGGATCGGTGCGGATCGTGTCGATCACCTGCTGGATCTGATCGATCTGCGCACCGTCGGGCGTCGGCCAGGAGCGCCACTGCACCCCGTACACCGGCCCGAGTTCGCCGTCGCCGTCGGCCCACTCGTCCCAGATGCTCACGCCGTGCTCCTGCAGCCAGCGCACGTTGCTCTCGCCGCGCAGGAACCAGAGCAGCTCGTAGGCGATCGACTTGAAGTGCACGCGCTTCGTGGTGATCAGCGGGAAGCCCTCCGCCAGATCGAAGCGCAGCTGCCGGCCGAACACGCTGCGCGTGCCGGTGCCCGTGCGATCGGACTTCGGGGTGCCGTGCTCGAGCGTCTCGCGCAGCAGATCTTCGTACGGAGTGGCGATGGCGGAGGTCACCCTCCGACTTTATCCGCTGGAACC of the Herbiconiux flava genome contains:
- a CDS encoding molybdopterin-dependent oxidoreductase; amino-acid sequence: MGAVHSNDTKKTRTRVPRKRFWLYAAVAGIVSAAALLAVAEVIALVVARDGSPVLAVGAFVIDIVPRWAKEFAIETFGANDKIFLLGSIGLAVVVAAALAGVLQLAKRPLGLVLFGLAGVLAIAAIVTRTGATPFASVPTIIGAAAGIVLLHLLVRRLARWRDDVRAEAAATTAPDARDHARPAADAAPAPRAVGVDRRRFLVGTLVVAAASAVVGTGARLVSAATSSLAGIRDSLSLPTAKSTVDVPAGAELDIDGITPLYTSNADFYRVDTALTVPQVDPATWSLKITGMVDEEVTLSFQDLVNMGLDEYSITMTCVSNEVGGGLVGTAKWLGVPIRDVLAMAGPQSGADMVLSKSVDGYTASTPLEAVTDDNREAIFAVAMNGEPLPFEHGFPVRMVVPGLYGYVSATKWVTEIKVTTFEADEAYWTPRGYDAEAPIKMSSRIDTPRVDKQIGAGPAKIAGVAWAQTVGIERVEVSIDNGDWQAATLSTPINADTWVQWFVDWTATTGTHYVAVRAVDKAGNTQLEERAPIAPNGSAGWQRTLVTVV
- a CDS encoding dihydrofolate reductase, with amino-acid sequence MTVSLIWAEARGGVIGDGGGIPWHVPEDMAHFRELTAGSTVVMGRKTWDSLPERFRPLPGRRNVVVTRQDDWAADGAVRAESVQAAVDTGNGGGGAEDVWVIGGGEVYQQAVPLADRLEVTEIDLEVDGDTRAPAIDGAVWQRSAETEAWRTSRTGIRYRFVTYHRR
- a CDS encoding thymidylate synthase, which gives rise to MTSAIATPYEDLLRETLEHGTPKSDRTGTGTRSVFGRQLRFDLAEGFPLITTKRVHFKSIAYELLWFLRGESNVRWLQEHGVSIWDEWADGDGELGPVYGVQWRSWPTPDGAQIDQIQQVIDTIRTDPDSRRMIVSAWNVAEIPGMALAPCHALFQFYVADGKLSCQLYQRSADLFLGVPFNIASYALLTQMIAAQTGLGLGDFVWTGGDCHIYDNHVDQVREQLTREPFAPPTLRITAERASVFDYEYEDFEVVGYEHHPAIRAAVAV
- the msrA gene encoding peptide-methionine (S)-S-oxide reductase MsrA, with the translated sequence MTDASSTTAPTARAVLAGGCFWGMEDLIRRRPGVLDTRVGYTGGDVPNATYRRHGTHAEAIEITYDPTVTDYRTMLEFFFQIHDPSTKNRQGNDVGTSYRSGIYYLDEEQRRVAEDTIADVDASGIWPGPVTTELAAAGPFWEAEPEHQDYLERYPNGYTCHYVRPGWVLPRRSASAAGATARA
- a CDS encoding VOC family protein, whose product is MLGTHPIDVVLLVKDLEHAREFYGEKLQLAIVDEDDSTISFQTGATRLKASLSTTGTKDSQTQASWRVDDLEAEVAWLQERGIAPEEYDTDEITTVNGIADQGSAWVAWITDPDGNVLGVEQAK
- the msrB gene encoding peptide-methionine (R)-S-oxide reductase MsrB, which gives rise to MTQEYKVTPEALARLTRQQRRVTQDDQTEPAFRNEYWNDHRPGIYVDVVTGEPLFASTDKYDSGSGWPSFTAPIDPANVVTKTDRSWGMARTEARSAHGDSHLGHVFPDGPREAGGLRYCINSAALRFVALDELEASGYGEFAALFSTTDSEEISR
- a CDS encoding alpha/beta hydrolase; the encoded protein is MSLSMLLTRSLLRLTPNRFRSAERIDAAIATRRPPAPLTRALRRRCEVSEETVLGVPVVTLTPRRGRPGAPELVYLHGGAYVFPLLKAHWWIIDRLIALSGVTVTVPLYPRAPEHSLSEALPFLDSVMVEVRRRAAGRGVFVAGDSAGAGLALAHTLVRRDRGAELPDGLLLFSPWLDATMSNPAVARLERLDPTLAAAGLVHCARLWARGGDIAGRLVSPLNDSLEQLPPTFVYQGTHDVFAADAKRFARKAEQLARRQPPPAQDARPAPSAVELRLYRGGVHDFVGATFTPESRRALGHAASVLARRGPVRPPAPEG